tgttcacactgtatgcattaaaatttatgtttggATGAACTAgctttataattatatacttaATATAGAGAGGTGACCATTTTTCTCATCAGCAACTTTTAGATGATGTTCAGTAATCAAACAATACTTGAATAAATGAAGTTATATACCCAAGCTAGATATTGCATTCATAAtatcaaattgtaaaaaaaacatgatagaaggaataaataattgtttggCAAATTGTCTTGTGCATTTTCCATGTTTTcactttaattaatataaacagGACTTATCAGTATTACATCAGGTTTAATCAGATTCATGCAGATTaaggtataatacatgtactatgtattGTAAACCCCTGATTAGAGAAGATGTCTAGTTTACAGATCACTAGTTCAgatatgtgtatatatttaagtttttgtattttttccttcTGTGAACCAAAATGACCACCAATATTGGCAAATTTAGAAAACTGTGATCTTTTTCCccatgatattttcctacagTATGCATAATGAGTCAGTTCTCATATtctaaaaaaacatttcaatcaGTTGTCATTCAAACTTTGATATATTATGTACATTTCAGGTACTATGCTTGCCTGTGTGGACACAAAGATGTTGTCAAATACCTGCTTGAGAATGGTAAGATAAGTGGCATTTAATTAATGCTGTAATAGCTTGTACAAGTGCTGTCCATCAAATACTGTCAATTCTTCATATTATGCCAGTTATAACTTAGTTTCGCCATtccactgttttgtatcaattaaacctcaaaaatataaattctcgaacaccattttttttgttataatttcattaGTTCAAaattgtctgaaaaataaaagcacataaaaatctttaaagagacagtacggcgcatcttatcgaaaaaccgacttgaaaaatttttccgatcgggttcggtatttttgtacaactcatgaatgtataaactttcagaaaattacaaagttctccatgcaataaatctaattatttcattaaaattaataattacgtataacctatcacataaaTAAATCGCAACGTGTtcggggttcagccttctatactattacgcatgcgtatttactgtaaacaaaacacatgcagggctcgcgaagaaTCTACTGGGcaggtttgttgataaaaatatgtcttttctacttctcatAGGTAATaactgttcaaagtttttaaaataaccacaataattattttgttagcttgtatttttcgtgtttatcataggagttgctacaacctaaatctatttttataaatgaggccccttgaggggttatttgacatattaatgtctattcattttaaaatgaacctaaattggtaaaccatttataaattatcgagtAAGTAAGGATGTGTTTCATTTAGAGAATCGCTTTAACCTTGTTTTCCATGATGACCGTAGTgggacgaagatcttgtagttttcagcacgtgtcaattactgtcaatcaaagtccacgtggtacaaataaacgatataagattattccggtttgtacgatccttgaatttccggaagctcataattacgttaattaagtatgtgaaagggattttcatgtatttcaactattacaataaacgttatttcttatttcctaactatacaataggtaaatctgaagttattcacacatgtgttttcagctgtactgtctctttaaaagttgcttcttgtgattttacatgaatattaattcctcatgttTATTTAGGAATAGTAGTACAAGTTTATGCATCTTTTTTCTTAGGTACTAAATGGATCTACATATTAATTTACCAAATGAACttgaaaataaagtaaaattaaaccCTACAGGACATTAATCTTTCAGGAATCTCTTTCTAATggaataaattttttaatactAAATTAAGATATTTGAAGAATACTTTCACAATAGATGCTTTAATTGGATTTTCAGATAAAAAAGAATGTCAACCCCCAAAAAGTTGACATTATCAGTAAGCCagtaaggtacatgtacttttttgattctttcataattatgataaatgtCTCTTCTCTGTAGGTGCACGGTGTGAGGCCAACACATTTGATGGGGAGCGGTGCTTGTACGGGGCTCTGAACAACGAAATCAGGAACCTACTGAAGTCCTTTCACATGGTGTCCTCTAAGACCTTACGAAGGGACCTCTATGAGGAGTTCCTACGCAGGTAAGACATCAACGCAGTCCTAGCTATCACATGGTGTCTTACAAGACACTATGATTTTTAGGGACCTCTACAAGGAGTTTCTATGTAGGTAAgacttagaaccattttaacagaaGCTTGAACTTCTgttagttgtgtcaaacagcaatgtgacttAGACCTGTGTATTTTATTCCTGGCcgctcagccatggctctttaaaaatcatcacgATTTTTTGCTAAGTTTACGCtgtctgtgtatatttcacttgaaaccagcatcATTAACTAGTTTTGACGCAAAAAAAAGATAGTTACATCTtaccaaaagtccaaggtcttgttaaaatggtaaaaatataGCTCTATCACATTATGCCCTCAAGAATGTTATGATGGAATTTCTACGAGGAATACCTAAGTATCTAATTCCTATAACATGGTGACCTAAAAGTGcctatgatgtacatgtacccttACACAGGTCACATCAATGCAGGGCTTTAATTGTGTCTATGACATTTTccatttaaggaataaggaataattctttgaatattatgaggggATTATTTGCCATTGGGCTTTTTGGGATTTGATCAAGCTCCGGCCATAATTTTAACCTcgtaatactcaaagaatgattccttattgcTTAAGTCGAGGTCATGACCATTTTTAGACCGTATtgatctcccttttaaaaagagctctataaaaaaattaataaaattacccaggtttaaaaggtaaaatataaggatttttttctttattaaacaaTAGTTTATTGCTAAACAAGTcatatcattaaattttaagtagaactgatggttaatttgttgtcTCCTGATGTAGAGACAAGACCTACTTAATACTCTGTGACTCGTTTCCAGATTGCTGGAGATGGGGATGCATGAAGACGTCACATTTCACGTCCATGGAGAAAAGATTCCGGCCCATCGCTGCATCCTCAGTGCCCGCTGCTCGTATTTCGCGGAGTCCTTTCAGACTCGCTGGCAGAACAGGAAGGACATTGTTATCAAACATCAGCTGGTATGCAGTAGTAAAATCAAGCTTAATTACTCAGTTTGGTTTTgaattacataaatattttgtatgattATTAATAACTGCTGTTTCATCAATATGTattaaataccaatttttaactgggttttccaaaggaaaaatccggttattaaaatggtgaaaatggcgggcgggtgggCAGGCGGGTGGCTGCCAAAAGgataccctcattgtacagataacttctcctacagtttttaagataggaagttgttcttttgcagatcaattgtacatatatcagaggtgtgcatattgctaggattttgatttctgataatttatgaaaaaaataccagcttttgaacttagtcattttttgggaaaatattgcatatagggtaccctaattgtacggataactcctcctacaattttcaagaaaggaagttgttcttttgcagaccaattttacatatatcagaggtgtgcatattgctaggattttgatttccgataatctatgaaaaaaattccagcttttgaacttagtcattttttggcaaaatattgcatatagggtacaccatttcactggatatgggttgacatggattatggatacagttcacataaaagaaaacccggtttgctgtcacattgacagatTTTCACTTGTTGTAGGTTGGATTATTAATTGAGTTAATCCACAAATTCAAATGTTCACTGAAGTGCAATTAATAACATACCAGGGTATTTTATTGATAGGATCACTTACCACAAATTTACTGACAGAATTTAAAAGCAAGAATTTTAAAACCACATTAGGGGGAAGGGGGATCAATGCTTCTTGCGATTTTTACACAGATgttaatttttcatgtttaattcaGAATTTACTGTATGCTATGAAATATAAACCAACTGTAAATTCCTTGTTTTACATGTCACTAAGTACTTAATTCCGTAattccgctgttttgtatcaaatcgcaaaaataaaaaatctcaatcaccaattttttgttattattgaataattttatatagttcaactttgtctgaaaaataaaggcaaaatttcaaaatctgcAAGGATTGCTGCTCACAATTTTACACAGACTTTATATCCTCGTGCAACGTGTTTAATTATGAATCTACAGTACTTCCCACAATGTAACAGTACATGAAGTGTTTTACAGGATTGTTCTTATACAAGTATTTCTGTCCCTGTACAGGTCGCCCCATGGGCCTTCAGATCTCTGCTACAGTACATCtacacaggtaaaaaaaaaaaatctacaaaatgATCACAATGATTTTCAAGGAATGAAAaccacaatatttttttcttcctacATTACttgtggtatgggacatctgtcaatattaatgtacattatattaaattataattgttagagactatttataaaataacacttgatttaattgtttatattaataagtaaaacgtcacaacatggaggtgtcccataccaccttaatttcGGCAACCAGGATAATTATTTATTAGTgttcattgaaattaatttcattgaCCAGGATGTTTGTGTGTATTGAAAAGCATGTAACAATATACATAGCATCGTGATACATGTCTATCAGGattttgatataataatgataaGTTTATGTGACACATTTTCCTGAAAGAAGAGTCATTTGTGGGTTTCTCCTATATAGCTACAATTAGACCCTTTCCCCCACCCCACAGAAACTTATTCCTGGATATTTCAGTGCCTTCCCACATTACTGAACCCCTCGCTCTAACATTCATTCTATCAAGAGATAAATAAACTTAATAACGTAAAATATGCTTGTTTCATTTATCAAtcattgtaaaattaatggGTATAGTTTCTAATACCCTggtaatttaaacattttatttaactaTTTGTGGCTTCCTCCTACATCACTGACCCCCTCACACTAACAGTTCATGCCAATTTTGGACTTGCTGATGacatgtatttttgtaaaaaaaattttttttttttactgatgtGTGCAGGTCGACTAGAAACACACATCGACAACATTGAGGATTGTAAGAGACTCGCCCGACAGTGCCAGCTACCAGAACTCATCAAAGAAATTGAGGACGCTTACAAAAAACAGAGCTCATTTGGTGAGTTAATTCaaggttataaaaaaaaaacagagctCATTTGGTGAGTTAATTCAAGGTTATAAAAAAACCAGAGCTCATTTGGTGAGCTGCCAGAAAAAGGAGCtcataatcataaataccaTAAAATAGAGCTTGCAAGTTCAAACATGATTTACAGAAAAAAAGCTCATTTGGTGAGTTAATTGATTCCAAAGTTCAATCAGTGAATTGAATATTAATTCTATAAAGTCAGTTAATCATTgctttataaaaaatttaatgttatgattttaataagtCCAGGTTCTAACTACTTAATCAGTTTTATTTTAGTAGATTAAGAAGTCAGATATATGGaatcaatatttattcagaGAGTTTGATAAGTGAGTGATTCATTGCTGAATGCATGTAATTTGTATAATAATTATGTATTGTTATAATTAAGTTCTCTATCTTTGATTGATCAATCTCGGTAGAGATTACATTTGGTGTAGGCTTTGGCCGAGATGAAATCCATGatgaattttgtttgaaatttggcTCAAAGAAGGCATCATTTCAATTATCAAGCTCAGAGTAGAACCTCTGCTGAGATTATACATCTGTGATCAATCTGTTTCAGAAATGCAGAAACCTGGTGTTAACATCACCAACCTGTTGATAGAGAAGTCAGAAGATTCATTTGACCTTGAGTTTGACCTTGGGAAGCTAGCTGATCGAGCACTACCTCGAGAGTTATCCACCTTTGTAAGAGATTTATCCTGTGTTTTTTAGCATTTCATTCTTTTCTGAAAGAGTTAAATCATTTgtctttattaaattttaaacatacttGGAATTTATgtaatttctctttttattaacagttttacttttaattctcTTTTAATCCCCTCTCTACAGAAACAAGCACACAAAGTAGAAATTAAACtccaaaattcaaattatgtaATGAATGCTCCTCAAAtttctttaatgatttatttgctATTGATTCCTCtacaagggaaataactctgtTGTATTGCTGTTTACCCGATGCGCTGAACATTGTGACTGCTTAATTGGTTTTTTAAGAACTTCGttaatagataaattaatttagTGTATTCATGTCCGACTGATTAATACTGGTATTATTGCCGCATTATGAAAAGGGGAATTACTCAATCATaaaatttgagttattcccctttagAAATCTTACAacattagaaattaaaataccTGTTTATGAATTTATTGACCTGAGAACCAtgtaaatacattaatttttggGGGCCTTACATATTTGGGTATCGATCTCATTCTGTTTCATCCCTACACAGGTGCAGGGAGAGCTTCCGTTTGAGCCTGAGTACGCATCCTTCTACCCAGATGTCTGCTTCAGTGTGGAAGGACACAAGTTCCTCTGTCACAAGGTCAGAAATGGTGTTCCAACAACATGTGCACTTG
This genomic window from Crassostrea angulata isolate pt1a10 chromosome 8, ASM2561291v2, whole genome shotgun sequence contains:
- the LOC128159482 gene encoding ankyrin repeat and BTB/POZ domain-containing protein 1-like, which translates into the protein MDTHELFICCRRGDLQKLKYLVEQKEIELNVRDKWDSTPLYYACLCGHKDVVKYLLENGARCEANTFDGERCLYGALNNEIRNLLKSFHMVSSKTLRRDLYEEFLRRLLEMGMHEDVTFHVHGEKIPAHRCILSARCSYFAESFQTRWQNRKDIVIKHQLVAPWAFRSLLQYIYTGRLETHIDNIEDCKRLARQCQLPELIKEIEDAYKKQSSFEMQKPGVNITNLLIEKSEDSFDLEFDLGKLADRALPRELSTFVQGELPFEPEYASFYPDVCFSVEGHKFLCHKVFFCGRSDYFKALLNDHFGESRRLENNLPLVTLNDVPCDIFTQIMYYIYQDSCQLSENTVYDILWYADLYMLPGLKRQCSNCIGKYINSDNVLQVLRSARLFNQARLEDQCSEFIANNLVNLIHREDFRELVMEDASEIKMRQETDSIGIIDDIRFHLTNFVQTYSEMEEANERLRMVDDLLEDMNLDG